The Salegentibacter mishustinae genome includes a window with the following:
- a CDS encoding rhomboid family intramembrane serine protease: MGELNLVTLIIIAVNVLISFKGFKDDSFFQKYKFNIADINRGAKYQILTSGFLHVNTTHLLVNMLTLYFFANSVIFFLGTLGFILVYLASLVLGNLLSYYFHKKDMHYTAVGASGAVMGVLYSAILLRPDMMLGLFFIIPVPAYIFGIGYLFYTIYGMKRQLGNIGHDAHFGGAVGGYLLTLLLASWVFEEHLLMVILLALPILVLFVLQKMGKI, from the coding sequence ATGGGAGAATTAAACCTGGTAACCCTTATAATTATTGCTGTAAATGTATTGATTTCATTCAAAGGATTTAAAGACGATTCTTTTTTTCAGAAATATAAATTTAATATCGCCGATATTAATCGGGGTGCTAAATATCAAATCCTTACTTCCGGGTTTCTGCACGTAAATACCACGCACCTTTTGGTAAATATGCTTACGCTTTACTTTTTTGCGAATTCAGTAATCTTTTTTCTGGGAACTTTGGGATTCATTTTAGTTTACCTTGCCAGTTTGGTTTTAGGGAATCTGCTATCTTATTATTTTCATAAAAAAGATATGCATTATACGGCTGTAGGAGCAAGTGGTGCGGTAATGGGTGTGCTTTATTCTGCAATTTTACTGAGGCCTGATATGATGCTGGGCCTGTTTTTTATTATTCCGGTGCCGGCTTATATTTTTGGAATAGGCTATTTATTTTACACTATTTATGGGATGAAACGCCAGTTAGGAAATATTGGTCACGATGCCCATTTTGGTGGTGCGGTAGGCGGCTATCTGTTAACCTTGTTGCTTGCTAGCTGGGTCTTTGAAGAACATTTACTGATGGTAATTCTTTTAGCTCTTCCAATTCTAGTTTTATTTGTGTTACAAAAAATGGGAAAAATATAA
- a CDS encoding acyl carrier protein phosphodiesterase, which produces MNFLAHIYLSGDNEELKIGNFIADSVKGKQYLEYPPGIIDGIVLHRAIDTFTDTHHIVSRSVERLFERYGHYSRVIVDILYDHFLAANWKDYSDIPLKIYTEDFYKLLQDNFKILPKQVQNFLPYMVADNWLYNYRKIEGIEKILFQMNRRIKYRAKMHLAVEELREFYEEFEDEFTRFFEELRAYVKVEINSKKNY; this is translated from the coding sequence ATGAATTTCTTGGCACATATATATCTTTCAGGCGACAACGAAGAGTTGAAAATCGGAAACTTTATAGCCGATTCGGTTAAAGGCAAGCAATATCTAGAATATCCTCCGGGAATTATAGATGGAATAGTATTGCATCGTGCTATCGATACTTTTACCGATACACATCATATAGTAAGTAGAAGTGTGGAACGTTTATTTGAACGCTATGGCCATTACAGCAGGGTAATCGTAGACATTTTATATGATCATTTTCTTGCAGCAAATTGGAAAGATTATAGTGATATTCCTTTAAAGATTTATACTGAAGATTTTTATAAACTCCTGCAGGATAATTTTAAAATTCTTCCTAAACAAGTTCAAAATTTTCTACCGTATATGGTTGCCGACAATTGGCTTTATAACTACCGAAAAATTGAAGGAATTGAAAAAATTCTTTTTCAAATGAATAGAAGAATTAAGTACCGTGCTAAAATGCACCTGGCTGTAGAAGAACTGCGCGAATTTTATGAGGAATTTGAAGATGAGTTCACTAGATTCTTTGAAGAGCTTAGAGCATATGTTAAAGTTGAGATTAATTCAAAGAAAAATTACTAG
- a CDS encoding M12 family metallopeptidase, with amino-acid sequence MKKSKFLLLPVLAILACSKDPIVENEESETQLKPEEITEQLTEVAYPDELGPVSEIYYGGQLMPVEEHNGNYIYQGDIMIPANQTSKSPQSLILDQDATPQKSTGRTSGMWPENTVYYAIDNNLSDKNRVYDAIDHWESNTSLKFVQRSGQSNYIYFTPGSGCSSYVGMIGGRQNITLASACTTGNTIHEIGHAVGLWHEQSRVDRNNYINVNFDNVRSGTEHNFHTYETSGFDGDEYTTSLDFGSIMMYSAYSFSKNGEPTITRNNGSTYQVQRSGLSSGDIKGIEAMYPGDGGAPSYTNGEYYTISGVTVLRANDLWYFWTKYGFKRVELKNGRWYWV; translated from the coding sequence ATGAAAAAAAGCAAATTTTTGTTACTACCTGTTCTAGCGATTTTGGCTTGTAGTAAAGATCCCATTGTAGAAAATGAAGAATCAGAAACGCAATTAAAACCTGAAGAAATTACCGAGCAACTTACCGAAGTGGCATATCCCGATGAGCTAGGCCCAGTCTCCGAGATTTATTATGGAGGGCAACTTATGCCTGTAGAGGAACATAACGGTAATTATATTTACCAGGGAGATATTATGATCCCTGCAAATCAAACTAGTAAATCCCCGCAAAGTCTTATACTAGATCAGGATGCAACTCCTCAGAAAAGTACTGGGAGAACAAGTGGAATGTGGCCTGAAAATACTGTTTATTATGCTATAGATAATAATTTGTCTGATAAAAATCGTGTATACGATGCCATAGATCATTGGGAATCTAATACATCCCTTAAGTTTGTTCAAAGATCTGGTCAGTCTAATTATATTTATTTCACCCCTGGTTCCGGCTGTTCTTCTTATGTTGGAATGATTGGAGGTCGTCAAAATATAACATTGGCAAGTGCTTGTACCACAGGTAATACTATTCACGAGATTGGCCACGCGGTTGGGCTTTGGCATGAGCAAAGTAGAGTAGATCGTAATAACTATATTAATGTTAATTTCGATAATGTTCGAAGTGGTACAGAACATAATTTTCATACCTATGAAACCAGTGGTTTTGATGGTGATGAATATACTACCAGCTTAGATTTTGGATCTATAATGATGTATAGTGCTTATTCTTTCTCTAAGAATGGCGAGCCTACTATTACCAGAAATAATGGTAGTACTTATCAGGTTCAAAGATCTGGACTTTCTTCTGGAGATATTAAAGGAATTGAAGCAATGTACCCGGGAGATGGAGGTGCTCCATCTTATACTAATGGCGAATATTATACTATTAGTGGGGTTACTGTACTTAGAGCGAATGATCTTTGGTATTTCTGGACTAAATACGGATTCAAAAGAGTTGAATTGAAAAATGGCCGTTGGTATTGGGTTTAA
- a CDS encoding Pycsar system effector family protein — protein sequence MNNLIEKADDFVLNLFKEKLPNTYIYHNYKHTQRVVKSTKELISKSEINVKQEEALLLAAWLHDTGYTRTFNGHEEESVNIARDFLKQNNATPELIEDVVKNIKATKFDSVPETISEKIIKDADSSHFAKDYFEETSELLRQELELHNIKNFTTAEWIQENIRMFTEEHRFYTDYAIEEWGPAKEENLLELIEDKNKQQKKLKKEEAKARMKARYKNDNPERSIQTLFRVTLRNHIKLSDIADTKANILLSVNAIIISLALANMIPKLDAASNKHLLIPTLILILFSVASIILSVLSTRPQVTSGEFTKEQVKNREVNLLFFGNSHKMPFEQFKWGMKEIIKDKDYVYESLMLDLHLLGKVLHKKYKILRITYTVFMIGIIISVIAFVGAFYLM from the coding sequence ATGAATAATCTCATTGAGAAAGCAGATGATTTTGTTTTAAATCTTTTTAAGGAAAAATTACCGAACACGTATATATACCACAACTATAAGCATACGCAACGCGTCGTTAAAAGTACTAAAGAATTAATATCCAAATCTGAAATTAATGTTAAACAAGAGGAAGCACTATTGCTTGCCGCCTGGTTACACGATACTGGCTACACTCGCACTTTTAATGGACACGAAGAGGAAAGTGTAAATATTGCCAGAGATTTCTTGAAGCAGAATAATGCCACTCCAGAATTAATTGAAGACGTAGTAAAAAATATTAAAGCTACCAAGTTTGATTCTGTACCAGAGACAATTTCTGAGAAAATTATAAAAGATGCAGATTCTTCTCATTTTGCAAAAGATTACTTTGAAGAAACCAGTGAGCTTTTAAGGCAGGAATTGGAACTTCATAATATTAAGAATTTTACTACTGCAGAGTGGATACAGGAAAACATAAGAATGTTTACCGAAGAACATCGATTTTACACAGATTATGCAATCGAGGAATGGGGACCGGCAAAAGAAGAAAATTTGCTGGAACTTATTGAAGATAAAAATAAACAACAGAAAAAACTTAAGAAAGAGGAAGCTAAAGCGCGAATGAAGGCGCGTTATAAAAACGATAATCCCGAGAGAAGTATCCAAACTCTTTTTCGGGTAACGCTTAGAAATCACATAAAGCTAAGTGATATTGCCGATACTAAAGCCAACATATTGCTTTCGGTAAACGCTATTATTATTTCACTGGCGCTTGCCAACATGATTCCAAAACTGGATGCTGCCAGTAATAAGCATTTATTGATCCCAACTCTAATCCTAATTTTATTTAGTGTAGCTTCAATTATTCTTTCAGTATTATCAACACGACCACAGGTTACCAGTGGGGAGTTTACAAAAGAGCAGGTAAAAAATCGGGAAGTAAACCTTTTATTCTTTGGAAATAGCCATAAAATGCCGTTTGAGCAGTTTAAATGGGGAATGAAAGAAATAATAAAAGATAAAGATTACGTTTACGAATCCTTAATGCTAGACCTCCATTTACTCGGTAAGGTGCTGCATAAAAAATACAAAATACTTAGGATAACTTACACGGTATTTATGATAGGAATCATTATTTCAGTAATCGCATTTGTAGGCGCATTTTACTTAATGTAA
- a CDS encoding SIMPL domain-containing protein — translation MKKIILLFALVAGLGMQAQNDNSNPGIHVTGEGIVKVTPDKVTINSRIEHEGQSATSVKSQNDEVVDKVIKFLKSEGVAEKNINTDYINLNKRYNYNDKTYTYVASQAISITLEDISKYELIMRGLLENGLNGISGIEFESSEIEKHKAEARKRAVLNAKTKAEALAEPLGQTVGKAFMISEGSSSNYQPVYRAMEMKASSDQASNQETIAPGEMEVNIKVNVAFQLLME, via the coding sequence ATGAAAAAGATAATTTTACTTTTTGCTCTAGTTGCTGGGCTTGGAATGCAAGCTCAAAACGATAATAGTAATCCCGGTATTCACGTTACAGGAGAAGGAATTGTAAAAGTAACCCCAGATAAGGTGACTATAAATTCCAGGATTGAACACGAAGGTCAGAGCGCTACTTCGGTGAAATCTCAAAACGATGAGGTGGTAGATAAAGTGATTAAATTCCTGAAATCTGAAGGTGTAGCTGAAAAAAACATTAATACCGATTATATCAATTTAAATAAAAGATATAATTATAATGATAAAACCTATACTTATGTAGCTAGCCAGGCTATTTCTATTACACTTGAGGATATTAGCAAATACGAATTAATCATGAGAGGCCTATTGGAAAATGGCCTTAACGGAATTAGTGGAATTGAATTTGAATCTTCAGAAATAGAAAAGCATAAAGCAGAAGCTAGAAAAAGGGCAGTATTGAATGCTAAAACAAAAGCTGAAGCTTTAGCCGAACCTTTAGGTCAAACCGTTGGAAAGGCTTTTATGATAAGCGAGGGCAGTAGTAGCAATTATCAACCTGTTTATCGTGCTATGGAGATGAAAGCTTCTTCGGACCAGGCTTCAAACCAGGAGACTATTGCTCCGGGGGAAATGGAGGTTAATATAAAAGTGAACGTTGCTTTCCAGTTACTTATGGAGTAG
- the glmM gene encoding phosphoglucosamine mutase, whose protein sequence is MSLIKSISGIRGTIGGKTGDNLTPIDTVKFAAAYGTWLKDNSEDKKLTVVVGRDARISGKMVQELTMNTLTGLGINVIDIDLSTTPTVEIAVPLEKADGGIILTASHNPKQWNALKLLNKKGEFLDGAAGAKILEYAEQDNFDFSEVDDLGTITRIDNYIDIHIEEVLKLKLIDADKIKKAGFKVVVDGVNSTGGIAIPKLLEKMGVEVVELYCEPNGHFPHNPEPLKEHLTDICELVKKEKADFGIVVDPDVDRLAFIDENGEMFGEEYTLVACADYVLSKTPGNTVSNLSSSRALNDVTKKHGGEYKASAVGEVNVVQLMKDANAVIGGEGNGGIIYPDSHYGRDSLVGVGLFLTHLAEKNISVSELRKEYPAYYMSKNKIQLTPEIDVDEILKAMEEKYKNEEISTVDGVKIDFAENWVHLRKSNTEPIIRIYTEAKSQDKADDLAQDMIKEIKKIVG, encoded by the coding sequence ATGAGTTTAATAAAATCAATTTCAGGTATACGCGGTACTATTGGAGGTAAAACAGGAGACAACCTTACACCAATAGATACTGTGAAATTTGCAGCCGCTTATGGTACCTGGTTAAAAGATAATTCAGAAGATAAAAAGTTGACCGTGGTTGTTGGCCGGGACGCCCGGATTTCAGGAAAAATGGTTCAGGAATTAACTATGAATACCTTAACCGGTTTAGGAATTAATGTTATTGATATAGATCTTTCTACTACCCCAACTGTAGAGATAGCTGTGCCGTTGGAAAAAGCTGATGGCGGAATTATTCTTACTGCCAGCCACAACCCAAAACAATGGAATGCGCTGAAATTATTAAATAAAAAAGGAGAGTTTCTTGACGGAGCAGCAGGCGCGAAAATTTTGGAATACGCAGAACAGGATAATTTTGATTTTTCTGAAGTTGATGATCTGGGAACAATTACCAGAATAGATAATTATATAGATATTCACATAGAAGAGGTTTTAAAACTTAAGCTTATAGATGCCGATAAGATTAAAAAGGCCGGCTTTAAAGTTGTTGTAGATGGAGTGAATTCTACCGGCGGTATAGCTATTCCTAAACTTCTTGAGAAAATGGGAGTTGAGGTTGTAGAATTGTATTGTGAGCCAAACGGTCATTTTCCGCATAATCCTGAGCCTCTAAAAGAGCATCTTACCGACATTTGCGAATTGGTAAAAAAGGAGAAAGCAGATTTTGGGATAGTGGTAGATCCAGATGTTGATAGACTTGCTTTTATTGACGAAAACGGAGAAATGTTTGGGGAAGAATATACACTTGTGGCTTGTGCCGATTATGTGCTTTCAAAAACTCCCGGAAATACCGTAAGTAACTTATCTTCTTCCAGAGCCCTTAATGATGTTACCAAAAAACATGGTGGAGAATATAAGGCCAGCGCGGTAGGTGAAGTTAATGTAGTACAGCTTATGAAAGATGCTAATGCTGTTATTGGAGGAGAAGGAAATGGCGGGATTATTTATCCAGATTCGCATTACGGGCGTGACAGTCTTGTTGGTGTGGGATTATTTTTAACGCATTTAGCTGAAAAGAATATTAGTGTATCTGAACTAAGAAAAGAGTATCCGGCTTATTATATGAGTAAAAATAAAATCCAGTTGACTCCTGAAATTGATGTAGACGAGATTTTAAAGGCGATGGAAGAAAAGTATAAAAACGAAGAAATCTCTACAGTAGATGGAGTTAAAATAGATTTCGCCGAAAACTGGGTACATTTAAGAAAATCGAATACCGAGCCTATTATTAGAATTTATACCGAAGCAAAATCTCAGGATAAAGCAGATGATCTTGCCCAGGATATGATTAAAGAAATTAAAAAGATAGTGGGTTAA
- a CDS encoding TlpA disulfide reductase family protein, whose product MRKLIIMLAVAAAFTSCQEDKGYSISGEAPKMEDGKMVYISEIDENTNRPNRVDSTKIKDGHFELDMEDPKTPNLSFLEFEGTQGNVIFISENKEINFTVYKDSLRASEVSGGKENRLLQEYLGHLTKVNEKVMKGRTAMRSAFQQKDSTKLTNLQETEKEIIDNDKVFKKKVVQENPDSFVSVMVISDLLRMKSYPVNEIKEMFDGLSEEVKNTAIGKQIAKNLEKENKVAVGSKAPNFTAPTPDGDKLALKDAMGKVTVIDFWAAWCKPCRVENPNLVKTYNKYKDDGLSIIGVSLDRPGQKDRWIEAIEEDGLPWHQVSNLQFWQDPVAQLYGIKAIPAAFVLDEDGTIVARDLRGDALDNKIGELLNKG is encoded by the coding sequence ATGCGTAAATTAATAATTATGCTTGCTGTTGCAGCAGCGTTTACTTCCTGCCAGGAAGATAAAGGTTATTCTATCTCGGGTGAGGCTCCTAAAATGGAAGACGGTAAAATGGTGTATATTTCTGAAATTGATGAAAATACCAACCGTCCAAACCGGGTAGACTCTACTAAAATTAAAGACGGGCATTTTGAACTGGACATGGAAGATCCTAAGACTCCTAATTTAAGCTTTCTTGAATTTGAAGGAACCCAGGGAAATGTAATTTTTATTTCTGAAAATAAAGAAATAAACTTTACCGTTTACAAAGATAGTTTGCGTGCTTCTGAAGTAAGCGGCGGAAAGGAAAACCGTTTATTACAGGAATATTTAGGCCACTTAACAAAGGTAAATGAAAAAGTGATGAAAGGCCGTACCGCTATGCGCTCTGCTTTTCAACAAAAAGACAGCACTAAACTTACCAACTTACAGGAAACCGAAAAAGAAATCATAGATAACGATAAGGTTTTTAAGAAAAAAGTAGTTCAGGAAAATCCAGATTCTTTTGTATCTGTAATGGTGATAAGCGATTTGCTTAGAATGAAATCTTACCCGGTAAACGAGATCAAGGAAATGTTTGATGGACTTTCTGAAGAAGTAAAGAATACTGCTATAGGAAAACAAATCGCTAAAAACCTTGAAAAAGAAAATAAAGTAGCCGTTGGTAGCAAAGCTCCAAACTTTACTGCCCCTACTCCAGATGGTGATAAGCTTGCTTTAAAAGATGCTATGGGAAAAGTTACGGTAATCGACTTTTGGGCGGCCTGGTGTAAGCCCTGCCGCGTTGAAAATCCAAACCTCGTAAAAACATATAATAAATACAAAGACGATGGTTTAAGCATAATTGGTGTTTCTTTAGATCGTCCCGGGCAAAAGGATCGTTGGATAGAAGCTATTGAAGAAGATGGTTTGCCCTGGCACCAGGTATCTAACCTTCAATTCTGGCAAGATCCTGTTGCACAGCTCTACGGAATTAAAGCCATCCCAGCCGCTTTTGTACTAGATGAAGATGGTACTATTGTAGCACGCGATCTTAGAGGAGATGCTTTGGATAACAAAATTGGAGAATTACTTAATAAGGGTTAG
- a CDS encoding lysophospholipid acyltransferase family protein has translation MQAVVFWLIYPLLWLISILPFWLFYRVSDVVYFIVYHLVGYRKETVTHNLKLVFPEKSSEEIIKIRKKFYAHMCDMFLEMVKSISISEEELKKRFVFTNLEELRRIEKLDKSIMLMCGHYASFEWLFALQLNNLNHKAYGIYKKIRNPGFDKLINDIRRRFGAELIQNSKSTLRIAHNQKEGIRGAYAMIADQSPKSPNYKFWTDFMGKKVPFYTGSERMAKEFDMAVIYLHVDKVKRGYYKASLINIADNPTETENNQITLDYIQHLEKQIREKPELYLWTHKRWKHLGKEIPKNAIVR, from the coding sequence ATGCAGGCTGTAGTTTTTTGGTTGATTTATCCCTTGCTTTGGCTTATTTCCATTCTACCTTTTTGGCTTTTTTACCGCGTTTCAGATGTGGTTTATTTTATAGTTTATCATCTTGTTGGGTATAGAAAGGAAACCGTTACCCATAATTTAAAACTGGTTTTTCCCGAAAAGTCTTCCGAAGAAATTATTAAAATAAGGAAAAAGTTTTATGCTCACATGTGTGATATGTTTCTGGAAATGGTAAAGAGTATTTCAATTTCTGAAGAAGAACTAAAGAAACGTTTTGTATTTACTAATTTAGAAGAGCTTAGAAGAATAGAAAAGCTAGATAAAAGTATTATGCTCATGTGTGGACACTACGCCAGTTTTGAGTGGCTTTTTGCTTTACAACTCAACAACCTAAACCATAAAGCTTATGGTATTTATAAGAAAATTAGGAATCCCGGTTTTGATAAGTTAATTAATGATATAAGAAGACGCTTTGGCGCAGAACTTATACAGAATTCTAAATCTACTTTACGAATAGCGCATAATCAAAAAGAAGGCATACGTGGTGCTTACGCCATGATAGCCGACCAATCACCAAAATCGCCCAATTATAAATTCTGGACTGATTTTATGGGTAAAAAGGTTCCTTTCTATACGGGTTCTGAAAGAATGGCCAAAGAATTTGATATGGCAGTCATTTACCTACATGTAGATAAAGTAAAAAGAGGCTATTATAAAGCATCTTTAATTAATATTGCTGATAATCCCACTGAAACTGAAAACAACCAAATTACTCTAGATTACATACAGCATTTGGAAAAACAAATTCGGGAAAAACCAGAACTTTACCTATGGACCCATAAACGCTGGAAGCATCTTGGGAAAGAAATTCCCAAGAATGCCATAGTGCGTTAA
- a CDS encoding GAF domain-containing protein — protein MTEQKEDLPFEIQISFHKVVEQYKKQLEHEESEVARNYIKSILEHVKSFPALTEGVKNFDELKKYKEPVRVLLDDLFPSVLTNNEIKAASIPFQNFLFNRSKRLKKIMEATPENFELEIRNLDNKTIYVQECINILNDYYGYDIDYSRPLYFDIPDEQGIIRRYRIALNGDFIDIFPKDKAKEITDDDVDELLQNVENIDLWKEKFPPQSWVFKGFTIVNLTDVTMDDAISELKTALLFEKSSEEDELLKLEEIFRSIYKIPDLRVGFTVYNPQDEMFEKMEYKDANSYILNDELVSECREGVCEEGFNNIFKDYSFFSIANVEEYAKKTKNNILSRRLKESDVKSCILAPVVKNNRLLGVLELVAKKKNQLNSINTIKLDEILPYIATAVDRNRSDFENRVKAVIQSECTSIHPSVLWVFEKEAKKYIRDYDEDGLASFKDIVFKDIYPLYGQIDVVASSDARNEAIQKDLLHQLQEIQSIIDKAYKLEELPIYEQVKFRISDFMEDLESSLNASSEQKVFNLLQKEVNPIMSHLRKQSSELKDLVEEYQNKLNPETGIIYNHRKDYDKTVQQINRTMSRFLDRKQIDAQKIYPHYFERYKTDGVDHNIYIGASMVKDRPFNKVYLYNLRLWQLSTMCEMENRFYQLQQTTPIKLDAASLILVYNSTMSIRYRMDEKKFDVDGTYNARYEIIKKRIDKSFIKGTEERVTQKGKIAIVYSQRADEKEYLRYIKYLQTKNYVGEEVELLDLEDVQGVVGLKAIRVEVLYTPNSNEPDRTINYENLMEELH, from the coding sequence ATGACAGAACAGAAAGAAGATTTACCTTTTGAAATCCAGATTAGTTTTCATAAAGTTGTTGAACAATATAAGAAGCAACTGGAGCATGAAGAAAGTGAGGTTGCTCGCAATTATATAAAAAGCATCTTAGAGCATGTAAAATCTTTTCCTGCATTAACCGAAGGAGTTAAGAATTTTGATGAGCTCAAAAAATACAAAGAACCGGTAAGGGTTTTACTGGACGATCTTTTTCCCAGTGTGCTTACCAATAACGAAATAAAAGCTGCGTCTATACCTTTTCAAAATTTCTTATTTAATAGATCTAAGCGTTTAAAAAAAATAATGGAGGCCACTCCAGAGAATTTTGAACTGGAAATAAGAAACCTGGATAATAAAACTATTTATGTACAGGAATGCATTAATATCCTAAACGATTATTACGGGTATGATATTGATTATTCCAGGCCTTTATATTTCGATATTCCCGATGAGCAGGGCATAATAAGGCGTTATCGTATTGCATTGAATGGTGATTTTATAGATATTTTTCCTAAAGATAAAGCCAAAGAGATCACTGATGACGATGTAGATGAATTATTGCAGAATGTTGAGAATATAGATTTGTGGAAAGAAAAATTTCCGCCTCAGAGCTGGGTTTTTAAAGGCTTTACCATAGTAAATCTTACTGATGTTACTATGGATGATGCAATATCTGAATTGAAAACTGCCTTACTTTTCGAAAAATCTTCTGAAGAGGATGAACTCTTAAAACTCGAAGAAATCTTCCGATCTATTTATAAAATTCCCGACCTAAGAGTAGGCTTTACCGTTTACAATCCGCAGGATGAGATGTTTGAAAAAATGGAATATAAAGATGCTAATAGTTATATTCTTAATGATGAATTGGTGAGCGAGTGCAGGGAAGGGGTTTGTGAAGAAGGTTTCAATAATATTTTTAAAGATTATAGTTTCTTTAGTATTGCTAATGTTGAAGAATATGCCAAAAAAACTAAAAATAATATTCTTTCCCGACGGTTAAAGGAAAGTGATGTGAAAAGTTGTATCCTGGCCCCGGTGGTAAAAAACAATCGTTTATTGGGGGTTTTAGAATTGGTAGCAAAGAAGAAAAATCAACTTAACAGTATTAATACCATTAAGTTAGATGAAATTTTACCATATATCGCCACTGCGGTAGATAGAAATAGAAGCGATTTTGAAAATAGGGTGAAAGCTGTTATCCAAAGTGAGTGTACCTCTATACATCCTAGCGTTTTATGGGTATTTGAGAAGGAAGCGAAAAAATATATTAGAGACTATGATGAAGACGGGCTCGCTTCTTTTAAAGATATTGTTTTTAAAGATATTTATCCGCTTTACGGACAAATAGATGTGGTGGCTTCTTCAGATGCCAGAAACGAGGCGATTCAAAAAGATTTGTTACATCAATTGCAAGAAATTCAATCTATAATTGATAAAGCCTATAAACTGGAAGAGCTTCCCATTTATGAACAGGTAAAATTTAGAATTTCCGATTTTATGGAAGACCTGGAAAGTAGCCTGAATGCTTCCAGTGAACAGAAGGTATTTAATCTACTTCAGAAGGAAGTAAATCCCATAATGAGCCATTTAAGGAAGCAGTCTTCAGAGTTAAAAGATCTCGTAGAAGAATATCAAAATAAGCTCAATCCAGAAACAGGAATAATCTATAATCATCGTAAAGATTACGACAAAACCGTACAACAGATAAACCGTACGATGTCACGTTTTTTAGATAGGAAGCAGATTGATGCACAAAAGATATATCCTCATTATTTTGAACGCTATAAGACAGATGGGGTAGACCACAATATTTACATTGGTGCTTCTATGGTAAAGGATAGACCTTTCAATAAGGTTTATCTTTATAACTTAAGGCTTTGGCAGTTGAGTACAATGTGTGAAATGGAAAACCGTTTTTACCAGCTGCAACAAACTACACCTATTAAGCTAGACGCCGCTTCTCTAATTTTGGTTTATAATTCCACGATGTCTATTCGATACCGAATGGACGAAAAGAAGTTTGATGTAGATGGTACTTATAATGCGCGTTACGAAATTATCAAAAAGCGTATAGATAAATCGTTTATAAAAGGAACTGAGGAGCGTGTGACTCAAAAAGGTAAAATCGCAATAGTCTATAGCCAGCGAGCCGATGAAAAAGAGTATTTAAGATATATTAAATATTTACAGACCAAAAACTATGTTGGAGAAGAGGTGGAATTGTTAGATCTTGAAGATGTTCAGGGAGTAGTTGGGCTCAAAGCTATTAGGGTAGAAGTTTTATATACGCCAAATAGCAATGAACCCGATAGAACTATTAATTATGAAAATTTAATGGAAGAATTACATTAA